From the Zonotrichia albicollis isolate bZonAlb1 chromosome Z, bZonAlb1.hap1, whole genome shotgun sequence genome, one window contains:
- the ANKRA2 gene encoding ankyrin repeat family A protein 2 yields the protein MASSTNLDVGAQLIVEECTTSYSLPPMPDIKVEHQLDASTEEGPAQSVTMGMKFILPNRFDMNVCSRFVKSLNEEDSKNIQDQVNSDLEVASVLFKAECNSHTSPSPGIQVRHVYTPSTTKHFSPIKQSTTLTNKHRGNEVSTTPLLVNSLSVHQLAAQGEMLYLATRIEQENLINHKDEEGFTPLMWAAAHGQIAVVEFLLQNGADPQILGKGRESALSLACSKGYTDIVKMLLDCGVDVNEYDWNGGTPLLYAVHGNHVKCVKILLESGADPTIETDAGYNSMDLAVALGYRSVQQVIESHLLKLLQNIKE from the exons ATGGCATCTTCAACAAACTTAGATGTCGGGGCCCAGTTAATTGTGGAAGAATGTACCACCAGCTACAGCCTTCCACCCATGCCAGACATTAAAGTGGAGCATCAGCTTGATGCCAGCACAGAGGAGGGCCCGGCTCAGAGCGTCACCATGGGGATGAAATTCATTTTGCCCAATAGATTTGATATGAATGTCTGCTCACGATTTGTGAAGTCTTTGAATGAGGAGGACAGTAAAAATATTCAAGATCAAGTCAACTCTGACCTTGAAGTCGCATCTGTCTTATTTAAAG CTGAATGCAACAGCCACACTTCTCCTTCCCCTGGTATCCAAGTAAGACATGTTTATACTCCATCAACTACTAAGCATTTCTCACCAATAAAACAATCAACTACACTAACTAACAAACACAGGGGAAATGAAGTCTCTACAACACCTCTACTTGTAAACT CGTTATCTGTTCATCAgctggctgctcagggagaaaTGTTATATCTGGCCACACGTATTGAACAAG AAAATTTAATCAATCATAAGGATGAAGAAGGATTTACCCCTCTGATGTGGGCGGCAGCTCATGGGCAGATAGCAGTAGTGGAATTTCTGCTCCAGAAT GGCGCAGATCCTCAGATTCTGGGCAAGGGGCGAGAAAGTGCCCTCTCACTGGCCTGCAGTAAAGGATACACTGATATTGTCAAAATGCTGCTCGACTGTGGAGTTGATGTCAATGAGTATGACTGG AATGGAGGCACACCCTTGTTATATGCAGTACATGGGAACCATGTGAAATGTGTTAAAATTCTTCTCG AGAGTGGTGCTGATCCAACCATTGAAACAGATGCTGGCTATAATTCCATGGATTTGGCTGTAGCCTTAGGCTATCGCAGTG